Below is a genomic region from Rhinolophus sinicus isolate RSC01 linkage group LG11, ASM3656204v1, whole genome shotgun sequence.
ATTCCCTGGGAAACATGAGGTCCCtggcttctcatttttttctcttccatgagACTCCCAAATCCTCTCTTTATCTATTCCAAGCTGTTTACAGCTGGAGCTGGAACTCCTATGGGAGACATTCCGAAGAGAGAGTAATCATTTTAAAACCTTTGCACACGCAGATCAAAATGGAAACCATTTTCGGATTAAATATAAAGGGTCAGTATGATTCTGTCTATTTAAGACTAGAATTAAAGGTcaagcaggaggcagggaggggtggcATTTGCTCCAGGGCAAAGATCACTCCATGCTTGCCCATGTGAGCGGCGCAATGAACTTTAGACACCATGAGCCTCCTTCCTTGTTCCTTTTGGAACTTGAAGTCTATTGGGGGAGACAGTAACCAAGTGGACACACTTGCAAACAAAGAATTGCAAATTGTGCAAAGCATCCTGGGCAAGTGAATGGGTCTCCTTAGACATGGGAGTCTGCGGCAGGGTCCCGGAAACTCTGGTTGTGTGTCCACATAATAGCTATTGCTTGCTGGCCAGGAGCCATGCCATTCATGTGTTATTATCAAATCCTTCAAAGATGTGGGAAGGCTACTACCATTTTATGCCTGTTTTCCAGATTGGGTCACTGAGTTCAGCTCCCAGTTTTCCAAGAGAAGCAGAGTTGATGTTTGCTGTCATTGTCACTGGGATTCAGATGGGGGGGCTTGGGGGCATGGCACATGTAACTCCCCAGGACCCTCCCTTGGACATTCCAGGCCTGAGAATATGTATTGTTAATGAGCCTCCCAGATAATTTTTATCATCAGGGTCTCCTTTACACTTTTTCCCTGTGTGACTGTTAAACTTGACCTGCCCTGTGTCCAGGTATGTGTTGGTATACCAGCCCTGGGGAGATGGGGGCAGCTCTAGTTAATGTAGCTCCTGCCAATTTCCTTCATCAGCTGTTGGTGCAAACAGGTGTGACATCCGGGACGGCTGCAGCTACACTGGGACAAGAGGAGCGCAGCCTCTACACCTACCATGGAAGAGCTAGATGGGAGAATCTGGTTCCCTGAAGGCCTTGGAGCCACCCTATGTTGGGACTTCTTATTCTGGATGATAATACacttttctctattatttaaGCCTAGGTTTGGGTTTTCTGTCTTGTAGCTGAAAGTATCCTgctgaaggtgtgtgtgtgtgtgtaggcagaGGACTCATCAGGAGAGGGCAGAAAGATGCCAGGATGGAGCCACTCAGAAATGATACTTCAGTTGAATCTTACAGAATGAGGACTTAGGCAGGTAAAGTAGGGATAGAGTATTAGAGAGAACAGTATATATAAACAGAAGCATGGATTTGTCCCAGAAAGTGTATTTGGATGGAACTAGAGTACACAGCAGGACACGTTGCAGTGTAAGGTAAGGCCAAAAAGGCGGGTGGGGCCTCCCACTGAGGCTGAGGGGCTGGAACCTGATCCTGGGGCGGGGTCGGCTCTGGGACCCTTCTGTGGTTGTGTGGGGAAGGGGCACGGGGCCAAGCTGTCCGGAAGGAGGCTGAGATGGCCAGAAGCCAGGGTCAGGGAGAGGAAGTGCTCCTGGTATCAGAGCTGATCAGCTCGGCTGAGGACTCTGCTGCCCCTCGACCCAGCCATGGCGAAGACACTGTCTTTGAGGCATCACTGGTCTcacaaaaggcagagaaaggtcTCGAGAACCACCCAAGCCCCATAAACCAACAGAAGCTGGGCCCAGAGCAGGAGGCAGGATTCCAGCAGCTGTCAGATGCAGGATGCTAGAATGGCCCCAGTCTGGGGCAGCGAAGCCAAACTGTCTAGGAAGGCAGGCACACAGCAGACCCTCTCAGGAGGCAGGGGGCTTTCCTAAGCTAGGCTGACCCTGTGAGCACCCGACGACATGAGAAGGCGGGTCCCTTGGAGGGGGACGGAAAGAAGGGACCACAGATTGGGAGGCTGTGGAAGTGGAGGCAGCAGATAAGGGGACTGGGTAGCAAGTGGGAAGTGCCACCTTGCCTCGCTTCCTCTAGGAAGTCACATGTGTTGTCCCCAGAGGAGGCTGATTGTGACacctcacccccctcccaccaGCTGCCGTTGGTAGGAACCCAGAGTGCCAGGGTCCCGGAGAATCACAAGTGCTGGGAATCCAGCTGAGGCAGCTTGGGAGGCTGTTCAGGATCCTTCTTTTCTGAAGCAGCCACATCCTTCTGGTCACCGGCTGGAGCTGGGACAGGAGCGTCATCTGGAAATAAAGGGAGGAAATGGTAGCACTAGACATTCGAGCCCCCTTCTCCCTCAGACCCAGAAGTCTAGGCCCCCAGCTCCtcttccctcagacccaggagtccaggcccccagttcccttcctcttccctggcCCAGGGGTCAGCACCTGTGTTCGGGTGGAACTTGAGCTGTCCCTCAGGGCCAGCGGCTGGGTCATTGAGGCTTTGCTGCTGCTGTTTCCTCTGTTCCATTTGCAGAACGGCCTGCAGGGGGTAGGGGAGATTGCACAGGCAAGAGGGTACGATGCTGAGTCTCCACAACCTGCTAAGTGGTCACAGTCCTTTCTctatgggcctcagtttttctccCTCATTGACAGTTGAGTTTAATAACAAAGATCCAGTTCTCCCTCCCCTGTGGTATCTTGGATTGAACCTTGGGACAGGGAAGCTCACTGAACCCTTACCACGTCAACCCTTCTCTTTCTGCCTGGGCCTTTTCAGCCCTCTTCCTCTTACAATCCCCTGCCTTTATTCAACATGGCAACTGAAGAGCTGTCAAGGATGGGGACAATGTCTGCCCTTACTCAAGATGGTGGCCACCACCTTAGTATCTACCAATGATTAAGCATAGAGATCACAGGCCTTCCCAGCCTTTGGACACACAAAGACAAGGGCCACCAGGGACTCAGAAGATGGGCCCAGCTTCCCTGGCCAGTCACCTGCTGCAGCTCTCTCTTCTGGGCCTCCAGGCGGCCTTGGGAGCGCCCCAGAGCCTCTGTCTCCTGGTTGAGACGCTGGGCCTTGGCATTCAGCTCTGCCTCCCGGGCGGCCAGCTCCTCCTCGAAACGCCTCAGCTCATCCTCCGTGTAGGCAGGATGCATTTCCACTGTCTGCCAGGATGGGGACAAGGGGCATTAGCAGGTGACTCTAATCTTGGCCTACCCACATTGGAGAGAACTCTGCTAATGAAGGTTTAGAGAAGGCGGGGAGGCCTGGGCCATGTGTGTGAATGAAAGAGATCTGAGTGGGCGCCGGGGAGGGGGACAAAACCCAGAGAGGGGAGAACAGAGACGGTGTGTGTAGTGGGGAGGACAGAGACCCAAAGAGAGAGGAGGACAGCAACCCAGCGGGAGAGGTAGGCAAAGACCCAGAGAGTTAAGAAAAGTAGCCAGGAATCCTGGAAAAAGGGTTAGGGCTGGGAGAGAGACATATTCAGGACCCATGAAGTCTCCATGTCCTCACCTCCCAGCCTTCCCCGGTGTCTCCAAACTCCTTCCTCTGAGTGGATGCGAGGAACTCCTCCAGAGTCACGAGGCGGTCCTGGTTGGTGTCCACCTGGGGAGCCAGGTAAGAGTAAGCGACATAGCTGAGCCCCCCTGCACCCTGTTGCCCCGCCCATGGCTGGGCCCTCCTCACATTCTTCATCACGTGCTCTCGCATACGTAGACGCTCCTCCTCCATCTCCCGCATGTCATCTTCCTCATTCTTTGGGTCATACACCTTCTCCAGCTGCAAAGTCAAGCGAGAGTTAGGTCCAAGGAACCTCTTTCCTAGGCCACCACCTCCTTGCATACACCACCAGAGAACTTCAACTCCCATCAGTCCTTGGGGCACCCTACCACTTCTAGAAGCCTTTTTGCCCTAGGGGCTGCTGGGAGTTGTAGTTTTCCCTGAATTCACATCCAGCAGTAACTAAGGTGACCACTAGGATCCCTGAGGGGACATGTGGCTGGTTTGGGCATCCCCTGCACCTATGGCTTCCAAGATGCTCACCTCTTTGGTGAAGAGGGCCTCCAGCTCCTGCTCATCCAGGACACCATCACTGTTGATATCTGAGGGGGAGACAACAAGGTATCTTGGGGGACTGAGGACAAGGTTGGTCAGTTCCCTGAGGGACCAGCTGGAGAAGGAATTTGGGCTGATGTGCGATCTGTTTTAGAGGACAAGTAACAATAGTAGCATGATGGCCTCCAGGCTTCAGTGCCATATAGACCCGTTGCTAGGGACAGCCCATTCCCTACTAACCAGGGTCCCGAGAATGGAGTAGATGAAGGTGGGGTTTCACTGGGAACATTCTTGGGGCCACTGTCATGTAGGATGACTTGATCCCTAGCACCTAGTAATATAGGCACAGGATCAACCTCTTTGCCCAAAATCCAGGGGTTTCAGGGGCCTCTGCCTCACAGAGAACCAGGCCAGGACCAACTCCAATTGCCAGAGGAGCCTCTCCCTGAAAAATCCAGCTGTACGGCCACACAGGCCACGCTCACTGTCTCTGCCTCCTCTGCTCACTCAGATCAGCACCCACACTAGTCCTGCTGAAGTGGCCAGAACTCCTGCCCTTGCAAAACTAGCTTAATTTTTAGCTGGCATCTaacttgacctttttttttttttttttttttttgtcaaaagcCTTATTATTTTTAGTACATTAAGGCACTTATCTTTACAGCCCAGAATCCAGATTCACTCTGCCTGTGTGAATTATAGATGGCCCCATATGCAACACCCTTTCCCATGGAGACATACAGACATAAGTACTGGTCGAGCAGAGATTCCTAAAGAGTGAAGTATCAGTGATTGACATTCTACCCAACATAATATGGAGCCTTGATCCAAAGATTTGAGTCATGTCAGAATCCTCTAGGGTGAATCAAGCTTAAATACTAGATATACCAAATACATACACTAAGTACAATGGGCAAGAGGCAGGGCCAAGATCAGAGACACAGAACATGAGACTGATATTAGTTGGGGATAAGATCAAGTAGGTCTGGAattatgacaagaaaaaaaaaatctctgattgctgaaatttttatgtatttgtattttggtCTTTTAGATTTTGGATGTATAATTACAGAATTGATTATAGAATCAAATAACTTGACATTCTGCTTATGGCTTCCAGAACATCATTCTCTCctgtcccctttctcctttgctggtttcctcttcctcctgacctcttcttccttcctcccatacCCAAGGGCTCAAGCATGGGATCTCTTCTCTGTCTAACCTTCAAATCTGTCTAATatgtagccactagccacatggactttttaaattgattaacattaaatgacattaaaatttcagtttatcAGTCCTACTTACTACAAGTCAAGTGCTCAACAGTCGtatgtggctggtggctgccataCTGGATGGCACAGAACATTTTCCATCATCACAAAGAGAGTACTACTGGCCGGCACTTCCTTACATGGATTCCTCCAGTCCCTCAGCTTTCAATGCCACTCATCAGCTGCCTCCACACCTGaatatccaactgcctactcTCCATCTCCATGTAAATGTCTAACAGACATCTCTAATTTAACATGAACAGACCCAGTTCCCAAGCTGCTCTGCCAAACACACTTGCTgtttccatttcagttttcttgttgTTCAGGCCAAATACCTTGGAGTCACCCTTGACCCTTCTGTTCCTTCATCATCCTCATCTAGTCCACCTGCAAATCCTATCAGCTTGAACTTCAAGGTGAATCCAGAATCCAAacactcttccttccttctcattgTCCAGCCACGAGCATCTCATGCTTTCTAACTAGGCCCCTCTGGCTTTGGCTTTTGCCCGTACAATCTGTCCTTAACACAGCACCCAGATGGATTCTGTCAACCCTTAAGGCACATGGTGTCagtcctctgctcaaaaccctttTGTGGTGTCCCATCACAGAATTAAATCCAAATGCCTTACCCCAGCTGTGACCTTTGATGGACCAAGTTCATTCTTCTCTGGGTGTGCTTACTATGCCCTCCtcctagaatgttcttcccccaAATATCCGCAAGGTGCAACCCCTCACTTCACTGAGGTCCCTGTTCAAAACAGGCCATCTCCCTAGAGCTAGGCTGTCCAATAAAGCACTCACTAGCCACATAGAAcagattaatttaaattaataagtaTCTTAATTTCCTTGACATGATaccacaaaaggacaaatactgtaggatTTTACTTATATGAGCTAGCCAGAGtagtcaaatccatagagacagaaacaaGAATGGAGCTCACCAGGGACTGGGGGGAGAGGCAATGGGAGTTGTTGAGCAATACGGAATTTCAGTTTcataaagatgaaaagagttctggaaatcatttgcacaatattgtgaatgtacatAACGTACTGGGATGCACACTTAAAAATAGCTCATATGGGAaatcttatgtgtattttaccagaattataaatcttaaaaaaattagtgaaacaaacaaaaattcagttccttagtcgTAAGAGCCGTATTTCAAGTGCTGAAACAGCTGCATGGCTGGCTGTTGTACTGGACAGTACAGACAGAATATTTCTATCTGCatagaaagttctactggacaacGGCTGGTCTAGCAAAACCTTTCCTGATCAGGTTACTAAAAATTGTCTCTAGGCCCTTAATCCTCCTTTCCATGATACATGTCACTACCTCAGATTCTACTAGAGAACCTACTTCCTTTATTCTAAGATGTACACCCCCCATATTTTATCATCCTTGAAATCGAGAGGCATCTTATCATTGATGGTGTGCCAGTTTAATTAGTAGCATACATGTATGTAAAAATTCTAGTGTATCTTACACCTCACAGTCTCTTAGATTCACTGAAATATAGAATTGTCTGTTTGCCTGATCACTagttctgtatgtgtgtgtgtggggcaacaactttgttttgttcacagctgTATCCACAGGGTCTCCACAAAGTTTGGTCCTTAGAGGTcacttagtaaacatttattgagcgaATTCTGTTAACAGGTTACAGCTTCTAGGTCAGGTTCTTGGGCACACCTAAGGGGGCCTGGCAAGTCCAGGCTATGTTTCCAGGTAGGAAAAGAATACAGGGGAATAGACTCTGAACCACTGTGGAGAAGGGGCTCCCTAAGAGGCCTGTTTCCTAGGGAGCAGCCTGCCCTCAGTGACAGGGCTCCCAGAGGGGACCAGGGCCTCTGAGAGGGGTCCCAGGCTTAGCCAAGACTGGTTTGCTCAGTTAGAGGATACTGGCCAGTTCTTAGAACCCAGGGGTCAGCTGTATCTCAGAAGAGGCCTACTTCTTCTATGGTAGAACCTAGCAATGTCGACCACCAGTAGAAATAGGCTCAGACCTTTTATCCGGCCTATGACCCACAGAGACGGGGAGACTCTCTTCTTAGCATTCAGGCCCCCAAAAGATCAGAGTCTCAGAATTCAGCCTGGGTCTTGGGACTCCCTCCCCACCTTACCATGCAGTATGAAGAAGGTCTTGGGGTTAAACCTGTTTGGGTCCAATCCATCCAGCTCTTCCCATACCTCCTTCAGCTGGGCTTGGCTGCCCTGTAAAGGGGAGAGCCAGGGGCTCATGAGCAAGAAGTCCGGGTCCTACAGGATTAAGCTAGAGAATCCTTTACCCCCATCCCACAAATGTCATTCCCCTCAAGTAAGAAAACTACAACTCCCAGCAGCTCCTGGAGGCAGCTGGGTACATTGAAAGGGACTGTTTGCCTCAGGGTGTGCtgggagttatagtttttcagcTACATTTTTATCTTGTGGAGCTTGGAGAGTTGGACATGATGGAGGTTGGCAGGAATGGGGGTCCTTACAGGCACATTGATTTTGGGGTGCTCTCGGTGCCGTCGCTGTTGCTCTTCCagcttcctctctgcctcttttcGCTGCTCCTCTCCTAGTGATTCCAGATAACGGCGTCTCTCGTGTTCCTTGAGCATCTCATAGCGTTTGAACTCTTCATGATGGGCTGCGTCGAACTGGGCAAGGTCCCGGGTGGCCTGGGGAAAGGCAGATAGTCACTCGCATCTCACCTCTATGTCCAACCCCTAATCCTAACCTCCAAATGCCCAGCCTTTGACTCCGACCTCCATCCTGTCCTGGGTCTCACATCCTGATcttatttcttgatttctatGACCCACTCTTGCCACACAACACAGCCTCTTCTTTTTGTTCAAGAGATTAGGATGATTACACCACAGCAACTTTAACCTCCCTTTTTGAAGTCACCCCAATCTCAGGATCTTAGAGGAATACTCGTAAGTAATAAGAACAACACACGAGATAGATCTAATATGAAAAGCAGCTGGGTGGTAAAGAACAGTCGGTCTCTAATTATTTTGCCCAGAATGCA
It encodes:
- the NUCB1 gene encoding nucleobindin-1 isoform X1, which codes for MPPSGPTAALLLLPPLLLLRAVLTVPLERGPSKEESPATESPVSGPALLSSQVFAVDTGLYYHRYLQEVINVLETDGHFREKLQAANAEDIKSGKLSRELDFVSHHVRTKLDELKRQEVSRLRMLLKAKMDAEQEPSVQLDHLSLLKQFEHLDPQNQHTFEARDLELLIQTATRDLAQFDAAHHEEFKRYEMLKEHERRRYLESLGEEQRKEAERKLEEQQRRHREHPKINVPGSQAQLKEVWEELDGLDPNRFNPKTFFILHDINSDGVLDEQELEALFTKELEKVYDPKNEEDDMREMEEERLRMREHVMKNVDTNQDRLVTLEEFLASTQRKEFGDTGEGWETVEMHPAYTEDELRRFEEELAAREAELNAKAQRLNQETEALGRSQGRLEAQKRELQQAVLQMEQRKQQQQSLNDPAAGPEGQLKFHPNTDDAPVPAPAGDQKDVAASEKKDPEQPPKLPQLDSQHL
- the NUCB1 gene encoding nucleobindin-1 isoform X3 — its product is MPPSGPTAALLLLPPLLLLRAVLTVPLERGPSKEESPATESPDTGLYYHRYLQEVINVLETDGHFREKLQAANAEDIKSGKLSRELDFVSHHVRTKLDELKRQEVSRLRMLLKAKMDAEQEPSVQLDHLSLLKQFEHLDPQNQHTFEARDLELLIQTATRDLAQFDAAHHEEFKRYEMLKEHERRRYLESLGEEQRKEAERKLEEQQRRHREHPKINVPGSQAQLKEVWEELDGLDPNRFNPKTFFILHDINSDGVLDEQELEALFTKELEKVYDPKNEEDDMREMEEERLRMREHVMKNVDTNQDRLVTLEEFLASTQRKEFGDTGEGWETVEMHPAYTEDELRRFEEELAAREAELNAKAQRLNQETEALGRSQGRLEAQKRELQQAVLQMEQRKQQQQSLNDPAAGPEGQLKFHPNTDDAPVPAPAGDQKDVAASEKKDPEQPPKLPQLDSQHL
- the NUCB1 gene encoding nucleobindin-1 isoform X2, with protein sequence MPPSGPTAALLLLPPLLLLRAVLTVPLERGPSKEESPATESPVSGPALLSSQDTGLYYHRYLQEVINVLETDGHFREKLQAANAEDIKSGKLSRELDFVSHHVRTKLDELKRQEVSRLRMLLKAKMDAEQEPSVQLDHLSLLKQFEHLDPQNQHTFEARDLELLIQTATRDLAQFDAAHHEEFKRYEMLKEHERRRYLESLGEEQRKEAERKLEEQQRRHREHPKINVPGSQAQLKEVWEELDGLDPNRFNPKTFFILHDINSDGVLDEQELEALFTKELEKVYDPKNEEDDMREMEEERLRMREHVMKNVDTNQDRLVTLEEFLASTQRKEFGDTGEGWETVEMHPAYTEDELRRFEEELAAREAELNAKAQRLNQETEALGRSQGRLEAQKRELQQAVLQMEQRKQQQQSLNDPAAGPEGQLKFHPNTDDAPVPAPAGDQKDVAASEKKDPEQPPKLPQLDSQHL